The following proteins are co-located in the Anas platyrhynchos isolate ZD024472 breed Pekin duck chromosome 1, IASCAAS_PekinDuck_T2T, whole genome shotgun sequence genome:
- the LOC113845037 gene encoding high affinity choline transporter 1-like, with protein sequence MALNIPGLVSLSVFFTFTLATGIWASWKSKKDQQNRNPTEMALVGGRNINVCIGLFTATATWVGGAYINGTAEIVYLPSKGLLWVQAPLGFALSLVIGGFFFVNPMRSKDYVTVMDPLQETYGNVMGSLLFIPPLLGEMFWFAAILASLGATMRVILDIGGSLAIILSASTVILYTLLGGLYSVAYTDVIQLVFITLSLWVCIPFAMVNSATESIYYTATHEYYQDPWIGKIEKQYLGRWLDDFFYLVLGSIPWQTYFQRVLSAASPGQARFISYLSGLGCFLMAIPSVLIGAVAASTDWNKTSYGLPSPYERGESAMVLPFVLHYLCPAYVSIAGLGAIAAAAMSSADSALLSASSMFAHNIYRKILRKQATEGEVLWAMRISMLVFGAGAAGLAFYSSSVYDLWFLSGELVYALLFPQLCCALFVPSTNTYGSAAGFLVGLLLRLLAGEPALKIPPVIHYPGCTLMNGTYTQLFPYKTFTMLLTLGTIVAVSYLAVVLFRRNLLPRRWDVCNVLGETRTLVPLRWVDKWTGTQTAALQENQD encoded by the exons ATGGCTCTAAATATACCAGGATTGGTATCTCTGAGTGTGTTTTTTACATTCACTTTGGCTACGGGAATCTGGGCTTcatggaaaagcaaaaaggatCAGCAGAACAGAAACCCGACTGAAATGGCCCTTGTTGGAGGGAGGAATATAAATGTTTGCATTGGATTGTTTACTGCAACTG CCACCTGGGTTGGAGGAGCATATATTAATGGCACAGCTGAAATTGTCTACCTGCCTTCAAAAGGACTGCTCTGGGTCCAGGCACCCCTGGGATTTGCCTTGTCCCTTGTCATCG GTGGATTCTTCTTTGTAAATCCAATGCGATCCAAGGACTATGTGACAGTGATGGATCCCCTCCAGGAAACATATGGGAATGTGATGGGAAGCTTACTCTTCATTCCTCCACTGTTAGGAGAGATGTTCTGGTTTGCAGCTATCCTGGCATCCCTGG GAGCAACAATGAGGGTCATCTTGGATATTGGAGGCTCTTTGGCTATCATCCTCTCAGCATCCACTGTCATACTCTACACTCTACTGGGAGGCCTCTACTCTGTTGCATACACGGATGTCATCCAGCTGGTTTTCATTACCCTCAGCCTG TGGGTCTGTATCCCCTTTGCCATGGTGAACTCTGCAACAGAAAGTATTTATTACACCGCAACTCATGAATATTACCAAGACCCTTGGAttggaaaaatagaaaaacagtaTCTTGGAAGGTGGCTGGACGACTTCTTCTACCTG GTGCTTGGGAGCATCCCATGGCAAACCTATTTCCAAAGAGTGCTCTCAGCTGCCTCGCCAGGCCAGGCCAGGTTCATCTCCTACCTCTCTGGACTGGGGTGCTTTTTAATGGCCATCCCCTCCGTGCTCATTGGTGCAGTTGCAGCATCAACAG ACTGGAACAAGACAAGCTATGGTCTTCCAAGTCCATATGAGAGAGGAGAATCTGCTATGGTACTGCCGTTTGTTTTACACTATCTCTGCCCAGCATACGTCTCCATTGCTGGCTTAGGAGCCATCGCTGCTGCTGCAATGTCTTCTGCAGACTCAGCACTTCTTTCTGCCAGCTCCATGTTTGCTCACAACATCTACAGAAAAATCCTGAGGAAACAG GCTACAGAAGGGGAGGTCTTATGGGCCATGAGGATCTCCATGCTGGTGTttggggccggggctgctggCCTAGCTTTTTACTCCAGCTCTGTCTACGACCTCTGGTTCCTCAGCGGGGAGCTGGTGTATGCCCTGCTCTtcccccagctgtgctgtgctctctTTGTTCCCAGCACCAACACCTACGGCTCAGCTGCTGGCTTCTTGGTTGGGCTCCTCCtgaggctgctggcaggggagCCTGCCCTGAAAATCCCCCCTGTCATCCACTACCCAGGCTGCACCCTCATGAACGGGACCTACACGCAGCTCTTCCCCTATAAAACATTCACCATGCTTCTCACCCTGGGGACTATCGTTGCTGTTTCGTACCTGGCTGTGGTTTTGTTTCGGAGAAACCTCCTTCCCCGCAGATGGGATGTCTGCAATGTGCTGGGGGAAACCCGCACCCTCGTCCCCCTGCGCTGGGTGGACAAATGGACAGGTACACAAACAGCCGCACTGCAAGAGAATCAGGATTAA
- the VSTM5 gene encoding V-set and transmembrane domain-containing protein 5, giving the protein MRPPRGCRRRGVVVGTVTLCLAAGWALQTPGGVSLTVPQPNINATVAQNILLSVEYSCRGVATVEWKHVSSWGTTRIVEWKSGNYVNISAVYKDRVTVFENGSIELRNVGMRDAGYYLVTVTEEYGTNTYGAIIVNVYEIIYEDIHFVAVLFAFLAAVSAILICFMWLCNKSLHLFQKTTHKLSASTTEEIELETIEC; this is encoded by the exons ATGAGACCCCCGCGGGGCTGCCGGAGGCGCGGAGTCGTCGTGGGCACCGTCACCCTCTGCCTGGCTGCCGGCTGGGCGCTGCAGA cCCCTGGAGGAGTATCACTGACTGTCCCACAGCCCAACATCAACGCAACGGTGGCACAAAATATCCTCCTCTCTGTTGAATACTCTTGCAGAGGCGTCGCCACCGTTGAGTGGAAGCATGTGTCGAGCTGGGGCACCACCAGAATTGTGGAGTGGAAAAGCGGGAATTACGTCAACATATCCGCTGTCTACAAGGACAGAGTGACTGTTTTTGAAAATGGCTCTATAGAGCTTCGGAACGTGGGCATGAGAGATGCTGGCTACTATTTGGTCACTGTCACAGAGGAGTATGGAACCAACACCTACGGCGCCATCATAGTCAATGTTTATG AGATTATCTACGAAGATATACATTTTGTAGCGGTTCTCTTTGCGTTTCTCGCTGCAGTGTCTGCCATTTTGATCTGCTTCATGTGGCTGTGTAATAAATCCCTGCACCTGTTCCAGAAGACGACACATAAGCTATCAG CAAGTACAACTGAAGAGATTGAACTGGAAACCATTGAATGTTAG